The genomic window AAAAGGATGTATGAGGTACTCGTTTCGATGTTATAATAAATATCGTGCAAAAACCTTTTAAGGAGGGACGAAACATGAAGGTAAGAGTTGACGCAGATGCCTGCATTGGATGTGGAGTTTGTGAGAACCTCTGTCCTGACGTTTTCCAGCTCAGTGACGATGGAAAGGCAAAGGTCCTTCAGCCTGAAACAGATCTTCCCTGCGCAAAGGACGCCGCTGACAGCTGTCCAACCGGAGCTATCAGCGTGGAAGAGTGA from Thermotoga sp. Mc24 includes these protein-coding regions:
- a CDS encoding ferredoxin, which gives rise to MKVRVDADACIGCGVCENLCPDVFQLSDDGKAKVLQPETDLPCAKDAADSCPTGAISVEE